Proteins from a single region of Symphalangus syndactylus isolate Jambi chromosome 12, NHGRI_mSymSyn1-v2.1_pri, whole genome shotgun sequence:
- the OR10K2 gene encoding olfactory receptor 10K2, with product MERVNETVVREFIFLGFSSLARLQQLLFVIFLLLYVFTLGTNAIIISTIVLDRALHIPMYFFLAILSCSEICYTFVIVPKMLVDLLAQKKTISFLGCAIQMFSFLFLGCSHSFLLAVMGYDRYVAICNPLRYSVLMGHGMCVGLVAAACACGFTVAQIITSLVFHLPFYSSNQLHHFFCDISPVLKLASHHNHFSQIVIFMLCTLVLAIPLLLILVSYVHILSVILQFPSTLGRCKAFSTCVSHLIIVTNHYGCASFIYLRPQFNYSSSQDALISVSYTIITPLFNPMIYSLRNKEFKSALYKIVRRTISLS from the coding sequence ATGGAGCGGGTCAATGAGACTGTGGTGAGAGAGTTCATCTTCCTCGGCTTCTCATCCCTGGCCAGGCTGCAGCAGCTGCTCTTTGTTATCTTCCTGCTCCTCTACGTGTTCACTCTGGGCACCAATGCAATCATCATTTCCACCATTGTGCTGGACAGGGCCCTTCATatccccatgtacttcttccttgCCATCCTTTCCTGCTCTGAGATTTGCTACACCTTCGTCATTGTACCCAAGATGCTGGTTGACCTGCTGGCCCAGAAGAAGACCATTTCTTTCCTGGGCTGTGCCATCCAAatgttttccttcctcttccttggcTGTTCTCACTCCTTCCTGCTGGCAGTCATGGGTTATGATCGTTACGTGGCCATCTGTAATCCACTGCGCTACTCAGTGCTCATGGGACATGGGATGTGTGTGGGACTAGTGGCTGCTGCCTGTGCCTGTGGCTTCACTGTTGCACAGATCATCACATCCTTGGTATTTCACCTGCCGTTTTATTCCTCCAATCAACTACATCACTTCTTCTGTGACATctctcctgtcctcaagctgGCATCTCACCATAACCACTTTAGTCAGATTGTCATCTTCATGCTCTGTACATTGGTCCTGGCTATCCCCTTATTGTTGATCTTGGTGTCCTATGTTCACATCCTCTCTGTCATACTTCAGTTTCCTTCCACGTTGGGTAGGTGCAAAGCTTTTTCCACCTGTGTATCTCACCTCATTATTGTCACTAACCACTATGGCTGTGCCTCCTTTATCTACTTAAGGCCTCAGTTCAACTACTCCTCAAGCCAGGATGCTCTAATATCAGTATCCTACACTATTATAACTCCATTGTTCAACCCAATGATTTATagcttgagaaataaagagtTCAAATCAGCTCTTTATAAAATTGTGAGAAGAACAATTTCCCTGTCGTGA
- the LOC134734904 gene encoding olfactory receptor 10T2-like: MKRQNQSMITEFILIGFSNLGDLQILLFFIFLLVYLTTLMANTTIMMVIRLDRALHTPMYFFLFVLSCSETCYTLVIVPKMLTNLLSTIPTISFSGCVVQLYLFVGLACTNCFLIAVMSYDRYVAICNPLNYSLIVSRATCMQLVLASSFCGFLISVIVNILVFSVPFCASNRINHFFCDISPVIKLGCTDTNLKQMVIFFLSILVLLVPLVLIFISYVFIVSTILKISSVEGQCKAFTTCASHLTVVIVHYGCASFIYLRPTSLYSSDKDRLVAVTYTVITPLLNPLVYTLRNKEVKMALRKVLSRCSYSKTV; encoded by the coding sequence ATGAAAAGACAGAACCAGAGCATGATCACCGAGTTCATCCTTATAGGCTTCTCAAACCTGGGGGATCTGCAGATCCTTCTCTTCTTTATCTTCCTATTAGTCTACCTGACTACTCTGATGGCCAACACCACCATCATGATGGTCATTCGCCTGGACAGGGCTTTGCACACTCCTAtgtatttcttcctctttgtcCTTTCATGCTCTGAAACCTGCTACACCTTGGTCATTGTACCCAAAATGCTTACCAACCTGCTATCCACAATTCCAACTATTTCTTTCTCTGGGTGTGTGGTCCAGCTCTATTTATTTGTGGGCTTGGCTTGTACCAACTGTTTTCTCATTGCTGTGATGAGCTATGATCGCTATGTTGCCATCTGCAACCCTCTTAACTACTCACTCATTGTCAGCCGAGCCACCTGCATGCAGCTGGTTCTAGCCTCCAGCTTTTGTGGCTTCCTGATCTCTGTGATTGTCAATATCCTGGTGTTCAGTGTGCCCTTCTGTGCCTCCAATCGGATCAACCACTTTTTCTGTGACATTTCCCCTGTCATAAAACTGGGCTGCACAGACACCAACCTGAAGCAGATGGTCATCTTTTTCCTCAGCATTCTGGTATTGCTGGTTCCCCTTGTGTTGATATTCATCTCCTACGTCTTCATAGTTTCCACCATCCTCAAGATCTCCTCGGTGGAAGGACAGTGCAAAGCCTTCACCACCTGTGCTTCCCACCTCACAGTGGTCATCGTCCACTATGGCTGTGCTTCCTTTATCTACTTGAGGCCCACATCCCTGTACTCTTCAGATAAAGACCGGCTTGTGGCAGTGACTTATACTGTGATTACCCCACTACTCAACCCCCTTGTCTATACACTgagaaataaagaagtaaagaTGGCTCTGAGAAAGGTTCTGAGTAGATGCTCATATTCCAAAACTGTATAA